In Fusobacterium hwasookii, a single window of DNA contains:
- a CDS encoding sodium:solute symporter family protein: protein MNRTQIIALIIILLYMGATVLIGLIASKKKEEKKQSNDDFLMAGKSLGPVVLAGTLFAANTGGASTTGIATNVFKYGLSASWYVIAGGIGFILVSFIAPYFRRAQANTVPEIISKRYGKASHIFTAFTSILALFMATGAQIIATASIINVVTGFNFKTAAIVSTIVVIIYTMFGGFKSVTAANLMHVLFITIGMAIAMFIMVNNEAVGGFQALFEKAKNIQDADGNSRDFLSMTKIGATTIIGYIAMYFMTFPTGQEIVQTYCSAKDGKSAKIGSVLAGIVSAVYAIVPAIIGLLAYVCIDGYILEGAQKNALAQATITFAPPIVAGIVLAAIVAATMSSASGNMIGTATMFTNDIFTPYINKGIKDDKKEIWISKVAMLVVGVAGLFIALEASNVISVMMGAFALRSAGPFAAFICGIFYKNVTKRAGFLSIIAGTIVAAIWIYILKTPWGLNAMVPGGLVAFIVIFVVSYIERKMGVEAAPEIEFENI from the coding sequence ATGAATAGAACACAAATTATAGCTCTAATAATTATCTTATTATATATGGGAGCAACTGTTCTTATTGGACTTATTGCTTCTAAGAAAAAAGAAGAAAAGAAACAAAGTAATGATGACTTCTTAATGGCTGGAAAATCACTAGGACCAGTTGTACTTGCAGGAACTTTATTTGCTGCTAACACAGGAGGAGCTAGTACAACAGGAATTGCAACAAATGTTTTTAAATATGGTTTATCAGCCTCATGGTATGTAATAGCAGGAGGAATTGGATTTATTCTTGTGTCATTTATAGCACCATATTTTAGAAGAGCACAAGCTAACACAGTTCCAGAAATTATAAGTAAAAGATATGGAAAGGCTTCACATATTTTTACAGCATTTACTTCAATATTAGCTTTATTTATGGCAACAGGTGCTCAAATAATTGCAACAGCTTCTATTATAAATGTTGTTACTGGTTTTAATTTTAAAACAGCTGCAATAGTAAGTACAATAGTAGTTATTATTTATACTATGTTTGGTGGATTTAAGTCAGTTACTGCTGCAAATTTAATGCATGTTTTATTTATTACTATTGGAATGGCAATAGCAATGTTTATTATGGTAAATAATGAAGCTGTTGGTGGATTTCAAGCTCTATTTGAAAAAGCTAAAAATATACAAGATGCTGATGGTAATAGTAGAGATTTTTTAAGTATGACTAAAATAGGAGCAACAACCATTATAGGATATATAGCAATGTATTTTATGACTTTCCCAACTGGTCAAGAAATAGTTCAAACATACTGTTCAGCAAAAGATGGAAAATCAGCTAAAATAGGTTCTGTACTTGCAGGAATTGTATCAGCAGTTTATGCAATAGTTCCAGCAATTATAGGTCTTTTAGCCTATGTTTGTATAGATGGGTATATATTAGAAGGTGCTCAAAAAAATGCTTTAGCTCAAGCAACTATAACATTTGCTCCACCAATTGTAGCAGGAATTGTTTTGGCAGCAATAGTAGCAGCTACAATGAGTAGTGCTTCTGGAAATATGATTGGAACAGCAACTATGTTTACAAATGATATTTTTACACCATATATAAATAAGGGAATTAAAGATGATAAAAAAGAAATATGGATTTCTAAGGTAGCAATGCTTGTAGTAGGAGTAGCAGGTTTATTCATTGCACTTGAAGCAAGTAATGTAATTAGTGTTATGATGGGTGCTTTTGCACTTAGAAGTGCAGGTCCATTTGCAGCTTTTATTTGTGGAATATTTTATAAAAATGTTACTAAAAGAGCAGGATTTTTATCTATTATTGCAGGAACAATAGTAGCAGCAATATGGATTTATATTTTAAAAACTCCTTGGGGATTAAATGCAATGGTTCCAGGAGGACTGGTAGCTTTCATAGTAATATTTGTAGTTTCTTATATCGAAAGAAAAATGGGAGTTGAAGCAGCTCCTGAAATAGAATTTGAAAATATATAA
- a CDS encoding N-acyl-D-amino-acid deacylase family protein, with product MSTILIKNGTLIDGSGSKRYLADILIENEKIKKIGKLDLTADKVIDASGKIVSPGFIDTHSHSDLKVLIEPFVEPKIRQGITTEILGQDGISMAPLPEEYVSSWRKNLAGLDGDSDELKWDWKNTDGYLNLISKTGSGPNELYLVPHGNIRMEAMGLEARVATKEELEKMKEITRREMEAGVAGLSTGLIYIPCAYAETEELIEICKVAAEYGRPLVIHQRSEADTMLESMQEVIRIAKESGVKIHFSHFKICGQKNWKLIEPVIALLDKCKEEGINVSYDQYPYVAGSTMLGVILPPWAHAGGTDKLIERLKDKSLREKMKKDIIEGIPGWDNFIDFAGFDGIYVTSVKTDKNQDCIGKNLTEIAEMRGKEKFDAVFDLLMEEENAVGMYDYYGKDEHIVTFMRRLESNICTDGLLGGKPHPRVYGSFPRVLGKFVREMQTMSLEEAIYKMTHKPATTFKIDNRGLLKEDYFADIVIFDETKIIDKGTFIEPTQFPDGIDYVLVNGKFAVKEGKSTYELGGKVIRIER from the coding sequence ATGTCTACAATCTTAATAAAAAATGGAACTTTAATTGATGGAAGTGGAAGTAAAAGATATTTAGCTGATATTTTGATAGAAAATGAAAAAATAAAAAAAATAGGTAAATTAGATCTTACAGCAGATAAAGTAATAGATGCTTCTGGAAAAATAGTTTCTCCTGGTTTTATCGATACTCATAGCCATTCTGATTTAAAAGTTTTAATAGAACCATTTGTAGAACCTAAAATTAGACAAGGAATTACAACAGAAATTTTAGGACAAGATGGGATTTCTATGGCACCGCTTCCTGAAGAATATGTTAGCTCTTGGAGAAAAAATTTGGCAGGATTAGATGGAGATAGTGATGAATTAAAATGGGATTGGAAAAATACAGATGGTTATCTTAATTTAATTTCAAAAACTGGTTCTGGACCAAATGAATTATATTTAGTACCTCATGGAAATATAAGAATGGAAGCTATGGGCTTGGAAGCAAGAGTAGCAACAAAAGAAGAACTAGAAAAAATGAAAGAAATAACTAGAAGAGAAATGGAAGCAGGAGTAGCAGGACTTTCAACAGGTCTTATTTATATTCCTTGTGCTTATGCTGAGACAGAAGAGTTAATAGAAATTTGTAAAGTTGCTGCTGAATATGGAAGACCTCTAGTTATTCACCAAAGAAGTGAAGCAGATACTATGTTAGAGTCTATGCAAGAAGTTATTAGAATAGCAAAAGAAAGTGGAGTAAAAATTCATTTTTCACATTTTAAAATTTGTGGACAAAAAAATTGGAAGTTAATAGAACCAGTAATAGCCCTATTAGATAAATGTAAAGAAGAAGGAATTAATGTTTCTTATGATCAATACCCTTATGTAGCAGGAAGTACAATGTTAGGTGTAATTTTACCTCCTTGGGCACATGCTGGGGGAACAGACAAACTAATAGAAAGATTAAAAGATAAATCATTACGTGAAAAGATGAAAAAAGATATTATAGAAGGTATTCCAGGATGGGATAATTTTATAGATTTTGCAGGTTTTGATGGAATCTATGTAACATCTGTAAAGACAGATAAAAACCAAGATTGTATAGGTAAAAATTTAACTGAAATAGCAGAAATGAGAGGTAAAGAAAAGTTTGATGCTGTATTTGATTTGTTAATGGAAGAAGAAAATGCAGTTGGAATGTATGATTATTATGGAAAAGATGAACATATAGTTACTTTTATGAGAAGACTAGAAAGTAATATTTGTACAGATGGATTATTAGGGGGAAAACCTCATCCAAGAGTATATGGTTCATTTCCGAGAGTTTTAGGAAAATTTGTTCGTGAAATGCAAACAATGTCTTTAGAAGAAGCTATATATAAAATGACACATAAACCTGCTACAACATTTAAAATAGATAATAGAGGTTTATTGAAAGAAGATTATTTTGCAGATATAGTAATCTTTGATGAAACTAAAATTATAGATAAAGGAACTTTTATTGAACCAACTCAATTTCCAGATGGAATAGATTACGTATTAGTAAATGGAAAATTTGCAGTAAAAGAAGGAAAGTCTACTTATGAGTTAGGTGGAAAAGTAATAAGAATAGAAAGATAA
- a CDS encoding metal ABC transporter solute-binding protein, Zn/Mn family, whose translation MKKIFKLLTVMMISLFIVACGEKKEETKTSNEIQKIKVTTTLNYYQNLIEEIGGDKVEVTGLMKEGEDPHLYVATAGDVEKLQNADLVVYGGLHLEGKMTDIFANLSNKYILNLGDQLDKSLLHKEDENTYDPHVWFNTKFWAIQAKSVADKLSEISPENKDYFENNLQTYLKSLDEATEYIQAKINEIPEESRYLITAHDAFGYFAEQFGIQVKAIQGVSTDSEIGAKQIEDLANFIVEHNIKAIFVESSVNHKSIEALQEAVKAKGGNVEIGGELYSDSMGDKENNTETYIKTIKANADTISNALK comes from the coding sequence ATGAAAAAAATATTTAAATTATTGACTGTTATGATGATTTCTTTATTTATAGTTGCTTGTGGGGAGAAAAAAGAAGAAACAAAAACTTCTAATGAGATACAAAAGATAAAAGTTACAACAACTTTAAATTATTATCAAAATTTAATTGAAGAAATTGGTGGAGATAAGGTTGAAGTTACAGGACTTATGAAAGAAGGAGAAGACCCTCATCTATATGTTGCAACAGCAGGAGATGTAGAAAAGTTACAAAATGCTGATTTAGTTGTTTATGGAGGACTACATCTTGAAGGTAAGATGACAGATATATTTGCAAATTTATCTAATAAATATATTTTAAATTTAGGTGATCAATTAGATAAATCTCTTTTACATAAAGAAGATGAAAATACTTATGACCCACATGTTTGGTTTAATACAAAATTCTGGGCTATACAAGCTAAATCTGTTGCTGATAAATTAAGTGAAATATCACCTGAAAATAAAGATTATTTTGAAAATAATTTACAAACTTATTTAAAATCTTTAGATGAAGCAACTGAATATATACAAGCTAAAATAAATGAAATTCCAGAAGAATCAAGATATTTAATTACAGCACATGATGCTTTTGGTTATTTTGCTGAACAATTTGGTATACAAGTAAAAGCTATACAAGGTGTTTCAACTGATTCTGAAATAGGAGCAAAACAAATTGAAGATTTAGCTAATTTTATAGTTGAACATAATATAAAGGCTATTTTTGTTGAATCTTCTGTAAATCATAAAAGTATAGAAGCCTTACAAGAAGCAGTAAAAGCTAAAGGTGGAAATGTAGAAATAGGTGGAGAACTTTATTCAGATTCTATGGGTGATAAAGAAAATAATACAGAAACATATATAAAAACAATAAAAGCAAATGCTGATACTATATCAAATGCTTTAAAATAA
- a CDS encoding metal ABC transporter ATP-binding protein, whose amino-acid sequence MNAIEIRNLTVAYGENIALENLNLDVETGSLMALVGPNGAGKSTLIKTILKFLKQITGEIKINGKTLAYVPQRNSVDWDFPTTLFDVVEMGCYGRVGLFKRVSKKEKQKVLKAIEQVDMLDFKDRQISELSGGQQQRAFIARALVQEADIYLMDEPFQGVDSTTEKSIVDILKKLKSEGKTLIVVHHDLQTVPTYFETVTFINKSVIASGKVKEVFTQKNIDMAYKK is encoded by the coding sequence ATGAATGCTATTGAAATTAGAAATTTAACAGTTGCTTATGGTGAAAATATAGCATTGGAGAATCTTAATTTAGATGTTGAAACTGGAAGTTTGATGGCACTTGTAGGACCAAATGGAGCAGGAAAATCAACACTTATAAAAACAATATTAAAATTTTTAAAACAGATAACTGGTGAAATAAAAATAAATGGAAAAACTTTAGCTTATGTTCCACAAAGAAATAGTGTTGATTGGGATTTTCCAACAACACTATTTGATGTTGTTGAAATGGGATGTTATGGTAGAGTTGGACTTTTTAAAAGAGTTAGTAAAAAAGAGAAACAGAAAGTTTTAAAAGCAATAGAACAAGTTGATATGTTAGATTTTAAAGATAGACAAATATCAGAGCTTTCAGGAGGGCAACAACAAAGAGCCTTTATTGCAAGAGCTTTAGTGCAGGAAGCTGATATATATCTTATGGATGAGCCTTTTCAAGGTGTTGACTCAACAACAGAAAAGTCCATAGTAGATATATTAAAAAAATTAAAATCAGAAGGAAAAACTTTAATTGTGGTACACCATGATTTACAAACTGTGCCAACTTATTTTGAAACTGTTACTTTTATAAATAAAAGTGTTATTGCAAGTGGAAAAGTAAAGGAAGTTTTTACACAAAAAAATATAGATATGGCATATAAAAAATAA
- a CDS encoding metal ABC transporter permease — MAEIFRLFLNSYTFKVVTLGCTLLGVVSAIIGTFAVLKKESLLGDGISHASLAGICLAFLITRKKELYILLLGALIIGLLCIFLIHYIQLKTKVKFDSAIALMLSTFFGLGLVLLTYLKKIPGAKKAGLNRFIFGQASTLVVKDIYLIIAVGLILILLVILFWKEIKISIFQADYAKTLGIDSGKINFLVSTMIVINVIIGIQIAGVILMTAMLVIPPVAAKQWSNKLSVVTLLSAIIGGVSGAIGSVVSTFDAALPTGPLIILVSGIFALISFLFSKKGIIARNYRIYIRNKKLRLEENKGDKK, encoded by the coding sequence ATGGCAGAAATATTTAGACTTTTTTTAAATAGCTATACCTTTAAAGTTGTTACTCTTGGTTGCACACTTTTAGGTGTAGTTAGCGCTATCATTGGGACTTTTGCAGTCTTAAAAAAAGAGAGCTTATTAGGTGATGGTATATCTCATGCTTCACTTGCAGGAATATGCCTTGCTTTTTTAATTACTAGAAAAAAAGAATTATATATTTTACTTTTAGGAGCTTTAATAATTGGGCTTTTATGTATTTTTCTAATTCACTATATACAATTAAAAACAAAAGTAAAATTTGATAGTGCTATTGCCTTAATGTTATCAACATTTTTTGGATTGGGATTAGTTTTATTAACATATCTAAAAAAGATACCTGGTGCAAAAAAAGCAGGTTTAAATAGATTTATTTTTGGACAGGCCTCTACATTGGTAGTGAAAGATATTTATTTAATAATTGCTGTTGGATTAATTTTAATATTGCTAGTAATATTATTTTGGAAAGAAATAAAAATAAGTATATTTCAAGCAGATTATGCAAAAACACTTGGAATAGATAGTGGTAAAATAAATTTTTTAGTTTCTACTATGATAGTTATTAATGTTATTATTGGAATACAAATAGCAGGAGTAATTCTTATGACTGCAATGTTAGTTATACCACCTGTTGCAGCTAAACAATGGAGTAATAAATTGTCAGTTGTTACTCTTTTATCAGCAATAATTGGTGGGGTTTCAGGAGCTATTGGAAGTGTTGTTTCTACATTTGATGCAGCTTTACCAACAGGACCTTTAATAATATTAGTATCTGGAATTTTTGCTTTAATTAGTTTTTTATTTTCAAAAAAAGGTATAATTGCTAGAAATTATAGGATTTATATAAGAAATAAGAAGTTAAGGTTAGAAGAAAATAAAGGTGATAAAAAATGA
- a CDS encoding metal ABC transporter permease: MSAGLTIQLIAILISVACSLLGVFLVLRSMSMLTDAISHTILLGIVLSFFITHKLDSPLLIVGATLVGLLTVYLVELITDTNLVKEDAAIGIVLSVLFSIAVVLISKYTANIHLDIDTVLLGEIAFAPFHTEEIFSFKIASGIVNGLSILILNLLVITVFFKEIKISIFDRALALTLGLLPEVFHYLLMSLVSVTAVVSFDVVGATLMISFMIGPATTAYMISKNLKMMLIYSALIGAISSILGYHLAVFLDVSISGSIAVVIGIIFFVVLFGKKFKKYAKIEEA, translated from the coding sequence ATGAGTGCAGGATTAACAATACAACTGATTGCTATTTTAATATCGGTAGCTTGTTCATTGTTAGGGGTATTCTTAGTTCTAAGGTCAATGAGCATGCTTACAGATGCAATTAGTCACACTATTTTATTAGGAATAGTACTTTCATTTTTTATTACTCATAAATTAGATTCTCCTTTACTTATTGTAGGAGCAACTTTGGTAGGACTTTTAACTGTCTATTTGGTTGAGTTAATAACAGATACTAATTTGGTAAAAGAAGATGCTGCAATAGGAATAGTTTTATCAGTTTTATTTAGTATTGCAGTTGTTCTTATATCTAAATATACAGCAAATATACATTTAGATATAGATACAGTTCTATTAGGAGAAATTGCTTTTGCACCTTTTCATACAGAAGAAATATTTAGTTTTAAAATTGCTAGTGGGATTGTAAATGGACTTTCAATTTTAATTCTTAATTTATTAGTGATTACTGTATTTTTTAAAGAAATAAAAATATCAATTTTTGATAGAGCCTTGGCATTGACATTAGGTTTACTTCCAGAAGTATTTCATTATTTGTTAATGAGTCTAGTATCTGTAACAGCAGTAGTTTCTTTTGATGTTGTAGGAGCAACATTAATGATTTCTTTTATGATAGGACCTGCTACAACAGCTTATATGATTTCTAAAAATTTAAAGATGATGTTAATTTATAGTGCTTTAATTGGAGCCATATCATCAATATTAGGATATCATTTGGCAGTATTTTTAGATGTCTCTATTTCAGGTAGTATAGCAGTTGTAATAGGAATAATATTCTTTGTGGTGCTATTTGGAAAGAAATTTAAAAAATATGCTAAAATAGAAGAAGCTTAG
- a CDS encoding restriction endonuclease subunit S: MKIFNKSEWKKVKLGDICEVITGNTPSKKIKEYWDKDEVPFITPPELKYEGINYITPSIFVSKIGAKQGRIISKNSICVCCIGSLGKLGILKDDAITNQQINSLILKDKNIDLLYLYFYLKTTKNNLEAMASSTTVKIINKSSFEKIEIKLPDIRIQKKISKKLEILENNINFRKKQLIYLKELNKSLFIRMFGDPLTNDRIEWKFSKIKNIGKIISGSTPNTNTPELWNGDYLWITPAELKDDSFIVNSTERKLTYLGIKKSSLIEMPIGTVLLSSRAPIGKVAIVGKNMFCNQGFKNIIPNEEINSIYLYYILKEKKEYLNFLGRGATFKELSKEIVENISLKIPPIELQNKFAERVEKIEKLSFEIEKSIKEAENLYNSLISKYFD; this comes from the coding sequence ATGAAGATATTTAATAAAAGTGAATGGAAGAAAGTTAAATTGGGAGATATATGTGAAGTTATAACTGGGAATACTCCTTCAAAAAAAATAAAAGAATACTGGGATAAAGATGAAGTTCCATTTATTACGCCACCAGAATTAAAATATGAAGGAATTAATTATATAACTCCAAGTATATTTGTTTCAAAAATAGGTGCTAAACAAGGAAGAATTATCTCTAAAAATTCTATATGTGTATGTTGTATAGGTTCATTAGGTAAATTAGGTATATTAAAAGATGATGCAATTACAAATCAACAAATAAATAGTCTTATTTTAAAAGATAAAAATATAGATTTATTATATTTATACTTTTATTTAAAAACTACTAAAAATAATCTTGAAGCTATGGCTTCATCAACAACAGTAAAAATAATAAATAAATCTTCTTTTGAAAAAATAGAAATAAAACTTCCTGATATTAGAATACAAAAGAAAATATCAAAAAAATTAGAAATATTAGAAAATAATATAAATTTTAGAAAAAAACAATTAATTTATTTAAAAGAATTAAATAAATCTTTATTTATTAGAATGTTTGGAGATCCTTTGACAAATGATAGAATCGAATGGAAATTTTCTAAAATAAAAAATATAGGAAAAATTATATCTGGTTCAACACCAAATACAAATACTCCTGAACTATGGAATGGAGATTACTTATGGATAACTCCAGCTGAATTAAAGGATGATTCCTTTATAGTTAATTCTACAGAACGAAAATTAACATATTTAGGAATAAAAAAATCATCTCTTATTGAAATGCCAATAGGAACAGTTCTATTATCAAGTAGAGCTCCTATAGGAAAAGTAGCCATTGTAGGAAAAAATATGTTCTGTAATCAAGGTTTTAAAAATATAATTCCAAACGAAGAAATAAACTCTATATATTTATATTATATTTTAAAAGAAAAAAAAGAATATTTAAATTTTTTAGGAAGAGGAGCAACTTTTAAAGAGTTATCAAAAGAAATTGTTGAAAATATTTCTTTAAAAATTCCTCCAATAGAACTACAAAATAAATTTGCAGAAAGAGTTGAAAAAATTGAGAAATTATCATTTGAAATAGAGAAATCTATAAAAGAGGCAGAAAATTTATATAATAGTTTGATAAGTAAATATTTTGATTGA
- a CDS encoding restriction endonuclease subunit S: protein MDRYFYFDDIFEDYTKYSLKISKSLYLKSGLYPIIDQGKEEIAGYSNKNINIFDKIPVIIFGDHTRIFKYVDYPFFLGADGVKILKNTSNLFLDKYLYYSLKNFKIPNTGYNRHFKWLKDFKIKYISLAKQKRITSLIEKIEFFILKKEKQLEYLKELKKSLFTKYSKNKKVVNLELEEICEFIKDGTHQTPTYVNINENGYKFLSSKDVSKGIINWDNTKYISEELHKELYKKIAPRKNDILLAKNGTTGVAALVDKEEIFDIYVSLAILRLKKEYNPKYILEGINSIETNQQFKRSLKGIGVPNLHLKEIKKVKIPIPPIELQNKFAQRVEKIEKLSFNFY, encoded by the coding sequence ATGGATAGGTATTTTTACTTTGATGATATTTTTGAGGACTATACAAAATATTCTCTAAAGATTTCTAAGAGTTTATATTTAAAATCAGGTCTATATCCTATTATTGATCAAGGAAAAGAAGAAATTGCAGGTTATTCAAATAAAAATATAAATATTTTTGATAAAATTCCTGTTATAATTTTTGGAGATCACACTAGAATTTTTAAATATGTTGACTATCCATTCTTTTTAGGAGCAGATGGAGTTAAAATTTTAAAAAACACTTCGAATTTATTTTTGGATAAATATCTTTATTATTCATTGAAAAATTTTAAAATTCCTAATACTGGATATAATAGACATTTTAAATGGTTAAAAGATTTTAAAATAAAATATATTTCTCTTGCCAAACAAAAAAGAATAACCAGTCTTATTGAAAAAATAGAATTTTTTATTTTAAAAAAGGAGAAACAGTTAGAATATTTAAAAGAATTAAAAAAATCTTTATTTACTAAATATTCTAAAAATAAAAAAGTAGTAAATTTAGAATTAGAAGAAATTTGTGAATTTATAAAAGATGGAACTCATCAAACTCCAACATATGTAAATATTAATGAAAATGGGTACAAATTTTTATCCTCTAAAGATGTTTCAAAAGGAATAATAAATTGGGATAATACGAAATATATTAGTGAAGAATTACACAAAGAATTATATAAAAAAATAGCACCTCGAAAAAATGATATTCTTTTAGCAAAAAATGGAACTACTGGTGTAGCTGCTCTTGTGGATAAAGAAGAAATTTTTGATATTTATGTAAGTTTAGCTATTTTGAGATTAAAAAAAGAATATAATCCTAAATATATATTGGAAGGGATTAACTCAATAGAAACTAATCAACAATTTAAAAGAAGTCTGAAAGGAATAGGTGTTCCAAATTTACATTTAAAGGAAATTAAAAAAGTAAAAATACCTATTCCTCCAATAGAATTACAAAACAAATTTGCTCAAAGAGTTGAAAAAATAGAGAAATTATCATTTAACTTTTACTGA
- a CDS encoding Fic family protein, which translates to MRAIKILEQFTEEYIDDLNVRMTHHSNAIEGNTLTLNETATIILDDTIPNAMSKREFLEVLNHSDALKFLLAELQNNMIDIYMIKEINKILLNRLNHNAGNFKTDYNYIRGADFETASPSETPYKMNEWFENMNFQLKSFNSDDEKLKIILEYHIKFERIHPFSDGNGRTGRLIMLALMLENNLTPFVITVENRAKYMNILRNQDIETFMSLVEPLMEEEKKRIIAFKKSSKLQI; encoded by the coding sequence TTGAGAGCAATTAAAATACTAGAACAATTCACAGAAGAGTATATAGATGACTTAAATGTAAGAATGACACATCACTCTAATGCAATTGAAGGAAATACATTGACATTAAATGAAACTGCGACTATTATTTTAGATGATACTATTCCGAATGCAATGTCTAAGAGAGAATTTTTAGAAGTTTTAAATCATTCAGATGCTTTAAAATTTTTACTAGCTGAATTACAGAATAATATGATAGATATCTATATGATAAAAGAAATTAACAAAATTTTATTGAATAGACTAAATCATAATGCTGGAAACTTTAAAACAGACTATAACTATATAAGGGGAGCAGATTTTGAAACAGCAAGTCCAAGTGAAACACCATATAAAATGAATGAATGGTTTGAAAATATGAATTTTCAATTAAAAAGTTTTAATTCTGATGATGAGAAATTAAAAATAATTCTTGAATATCATATAAAATTTGAAAGAATACATCCTTTTTCTGATGGAAATGGAAGAACAGGAAGATTAATTATGCTTGCTTTAATGTTAGAAAATAACTTAACTCCTTTTGTTATTACAGTAGAAAATAGAGCAAAATATATGAATATTTTAAGAAATCAAGATATTGAAACTTTTATGTCTTTAGTAGAACCATTGATGGAAGAAGAAAAAAAGAGAATTATAGCTTTTAAAAAATCATCAAAATTACAGATATAG